A part of Nitrospira sp. genomic DNA contains:
- a CDS encoding NADH-quinone oxidoreductase subunit C encodes MHPLLQRIQQTFTVGVTGLAEWRGDAAVTVTRDKLHEVAQFLRNDPGMDFDYIVHVSSVDWPDDEERFEVVWEFYSIRKRHRIRLKTRVPESDCVVDSLTDLWKGADFMEREVFDMMGIRFRNHPDLRRILMPDDYTEGYPLRKDFPLRGKGWRDTFDFLDELPR; translated from the coding sequence ATGCATCCATTGCTGCAACGAATTCAGCAGACGTTTACGGTTGGAGTCACTGGCTTGGCTGAGTGGCGAGGTGATGCGGCGGTGACCGTTACGCGAGACAAACTCCATGAAGTGGCTCAGTTTCTGCGCAACGATCCCGGGATGGATTTCGATTATATCGTCCATGTGAGTTCTGTGGATTGGCCCGACGATGAAGAGCGATTCGAAGTGGTGTGGGAGTTCTACTCGATTCGGAAGCGGCATCGCATCCGACTGAAGACGCGGGTGCCTGAATCGGATTGTGTTGTTGATTCCTTGACGGATCTTTGGAAGGGTGCCGATTTCATGGAACGTGAAGTCTTCGACATGATGGGTATCCGGTTTCGGAATCATCCTGATCTTCGACGGATTCTCATGCCGGATGACTATACCGAGGGCTATCCCTTGCGTAAGGATTTTCCACTTCGCGGCAAAGGCTGGCGAGACACGTTTGATTTTCTGGACGAACTTCCGCGATAG
- the nuoD gene encoding NADH dehydrogenase (quinone) subunit D, whose amino-acid sequence MMAFEDQRTTVYKVNPEHPESETLPTLRTEELLLNMGPQHPSTHGVLKVILELEGERLVKSTPVMGYLHRGVEKLAEDGTYHQFIPHTDRLDYVCAMYNNFAYCRAIEKLLNLQVPERAEYLRTIVAEVQRIIGHQFWLSAQALDIGAMSVFFYCFRDREILLDWFDELCGARLTTSWYRIGGVERDLTPSLIDKLKQFLDYFPPKIDEYQVFLEKNRIWLGRTKGVAVISAEDAVSFGLSGPVLRGSGVDYDLRKYEPYSAYPKCEFSVPVGKNGDTYDRYWIRVMELYESVKIIRQCLEQMQEGPVMADVPSVTLPPKERVFTNLEAMIQQFKLFSQGFDAPPGEVYCGTEAHKGELGFYIVSTGGGKPYRLKIRAPSFIHMGAFDHMSRGYMISDACTIFGTYDIVMGECDR is encoded by the coding sequence ATCATGGCATTCGAAGATCAAAGAACCACTGTTTATAAGGTCAACCCGGAACACCCGGAAAGCGAGACGCTCCCGACCTTGCGAACCGAGGAGCTCTTGCTCAATATGGGGCCGCAACATCCCAGTACCCATGGGGTTCTCAAGGTAATCCTAGAGCTGGAAGGGGAACGGCTGGTGAAGTCCACGCCAGTGATGGGATATCTCCACCGGGGAGTAGAAAAGCTTGCCGAAGATGGCACGTATCATCAGTTCATTCCTCATACGGATCGACTCGACTATGTCTGCGCAATGTACAACAACTTTGCCTACTGCCGAGCCATCGAGAAACTTTTAAATTTACAGGTCCCAGAACGAGCGGAATATTTACGGACGATCGTTGCGGAAGTTCAGCGCATCATTGGACACCAATTTTGGCTGAGCGCCCAGGCGCTTGATATTGGAGCCATGTCCGTCTTTTTTTACTGTTTTCGAGATCGCGAAATCCTGCTTGATTGGTTCGACGAGCTATGTGGCGCTCGCCTCACAACGAGCTGGTACCGAATCGGTGGGGTTGAGCGGGATTTGACCCCGTCGTTGATCGACAAGCTCAAGCAGTTTCTCGACTATTTCCCGCCGAAGATCGATGAATATCAAGTGTTTCTTGAGAAAAACCGCATTTGGCTTGGGCGCACCAAAGGGGTCGCCGTGATTTCGGCAGAAGATGCGGTCAGTTTTGGGCTGAGTGGTCCAGTTCTCCGCGGATCTGGGGTGGACTACGACCTTCGCAAGTATGAGCCCTATAGCGCCTATCCAAAGTGTGAGTTCAGCGTGCCTGTCGGAAAAAACGGGGATACGTATGATCGTTACTGGATTCGGGTGATGGAGCTCTACGAGAGCGTCAAGATCATTCGGCAATGTCTGGAGCAGATGCAGGAGGGGCCTGTCATGGCGGATGTTCCAAGCGTGACGCTGCCGCCGAAAGAACGCGTCTTTACAAATCTAGAGGCGATGATCCAACAGTTCAAGCTCTTCTCGCAGGGGTTCGATGCTCCACCGGGCGAAGTCTACTGCGGTACAGAAGCGCACAAAGGGGAGCTGGGGTTTTACATCGTCAGTACGGGGGGTGGGAAGCCCTATCGACTCAAGATTCGAGCCCCTTCGTTCATTCACATGGGCGCCTTCGATCACATGTCCAGAGGGTATATGATCTCGGATGCCTGTACCATATTCGGGACCTACGATATCGTGATGGGCGAGTGTGACCGATAA
- a CDS encoding 2Fe-2S iron-sulfur cluster binding domain-containing protein: MGLKPATNPDVEAVKIELNIDGKSVTAQDGVSLYDVISMTGKIIPAMCYHYTFDPFGSCGMCLVMQEGKKAPVRSCTAKAAAGMVIRTEGEDLFLARKKAVEKHLSVHPLDCPVCDADGHCELQDMAFQHGVTNLASAKQKLIPEDTRSPVLDFNMNRCIACAECINVCKDVLMIDALQFMKKGGFNQVVAKGDLALNCEFCGDCLAVCPVGAITNKFSKYLYKPWQMKTTTTTCNYCGDGCQLHLETKDEEVVRVTSPLSWKNKWGDRSETAKGHGGLCVRGRFGFENLDSKSRLTQPLVREGGQLVQKPWLDTMHLLVDRLTEIKRQYGADAIAGLVTARCTNEELYLFQKLMRTAFGTNQLDSSARYGHMNFVLASQHAVGLGRTPNDWEDLTKAKAIILIGSNITETNPLTAVRIKEAIRVYKAQVVTLDSAITNMGKLASHPFLIKPGTEGAVIDGLVKATIDRDLVDEEAVGKHPQAFEALKSSVADVSLERLATQTGVPVEAFREIASIFAESPRSIILCAEGIVRWVNGYQNVLKLMDLAWITGKLGQPGCGVNTVTEEPNEQGAVDMGVAPEFFPGQARFDDPAARDRFARAWEAPLPPTGSSAHLVEILKRCKSGQIKALYVLGENPLATLPASMEVRAALDRLELLVVQDPFLTDTAKMAHFALPACTYAEKDGTFTNLEGRVLRVRQAMDPLGESLPDWHIMTALANAMGCQWEYQSANDIQAEIMKLLPGYYNLGQPRTVTPVPDQYLSTGYETEVKARYRPSPVSGELTRPFALMMGQVLMHSGKMSTQASGLIMIAPNTGKLRMNIQDMERLGLHDGVKVRLISDRGSLQLGVQPDQSIAPGTCFFPEHFNEPPVKDLMTVSVDATTGVPSFKQIWVSIEQV, translated from the coding sequence ATGGGTTTGAAGCCAGCTACTAATCCAGACGTCGAAGCGGTAAAAATTGAATTGAACATCGACGGAAAATCCGTCACTGCGCAGGACGGCGTGTCGCTGTACGACGTCATCTCGATGACAGGCAAGATCATCCCGGCCATGTGTTACCACTACACATTTGACCCGTTCGGCTCTTGCGGGATGTGCCTCGTCATGCAAGAGGGGAAGAAAGCTCCTGTTCGGTCCTGTACTGCCAAGGCGGCGGCGGGAATGGTGATCCGTACTGAAGGCGAGGATCTCTTTCTCGCCCGGAAGAAAGCCGTCGAGAAACACCTGTCTGTGCATCCTCTCGACTGTCCAGTGTGTGATGCGGACGGCCATTGTGAACTTCAAGATATGGCCTTTCAGCATGGCGTGACGAATCTGGCCAGTGCCAAGCAGAAATTAATTCCTGAAGATACACGCAGTCCCGTGCTCGACTTCAACATGAATCGCTGCATCGCCTGTGCAGAATGCATCAATGTTTGCAAGGATGTGTTGATGATCGATGCCTTGCAGTTCATGAAGAAGGGTGGATTCAACCAGGTTGTGGCTAAGGGCGACCTCGCCCTCAATTGCGAATTCTGCGGAGATTGTTTAGCGGTCTGTCCGGTTGGCGCCATCACGAACAAGTTTTCCAAGTATCTGTATAAACCGTGGCAGATGAAGACGACGACGACGACCTGCAATTACTGCGGAGACGGTTGCCAGCTCCATCTGGAAACGAAAGATGAAGAGGTGGTCCGAGTCACTTCCCCATTATCTTGGAAGAACAAGTGGGGAGACCGATCGGAAACTGCCAAGGGACATGGTGGGCTCTGCGTACGTGGACGTTTTGGGTTCGAAAATTTGGATAGTAAGAGCCGCCTTACACAGCCTCTGGTCCGCGAAGGCGGTCAGTTGGTGCAGAAACCTTGGCTGGACACGATGCACCTGCTCGTAGACCGTTTGACCGAAATCAAACGCCAATACGGTGCTGATGCCATCGCAGGCCTCGTGACGGCCCGCTGTACGAATGAAGAGCTGTATCTGTTTCAGAAGCTCATGCGCACGGCTTTTGGTACCAACCAGCTTGATAGCAGCGCCCGCTACGGCCATATGAACTTTGTGCTCGCTTCCCAACATGCTGTCGGACTGGGGAGAACGCCAAATGATTGGGAAGATCTGACAAAAGCGAAAGCCATCATTTTGATCGGCTCCAATATTACCGAGACGAACCCGTTGACTGCTGTGCGAATCAAAGAAGCCATACGGGTCTACAAGGCTCAAGTGGTGACGCTCGACAGCGCCATCACGAATATGGGGAAGTTGGCATCGCATCCGTTTTTGATCAAGCCTGGGACGGAAGGGGCCGTGATCGATGGGTTAGTCAAGGCGACCATCGATCGGGACTTGGTTGATGAAGAGGCGGTTGGGAAACATCCCCAGGCGTTTGAAGCGCTTAAGAGTTCGGTGGCGGATGTTTCGTTGGAACGGCTCGCAACTCAGACCGGCGTTCCCGTAGAAGCCTTCCGAGAAATTGCGAGTATCTTTGCCGAATCGCCGAGGTCGATCATCCTGTGCGCGGAAGGGATCGTCAGGTGGGTCAATGGCTATCAGAACGTCTTAAAACTAATGGATCTCGCCTGGATCACCGGTAAGCTTGGTCAACCAGGTTGCGGTGTGAACACGGTGACGGAGGAGCCGAACGAACAAGGCGCCGTTGATATGGGCGTGGCTCCCGAGTTCTTCCCCGGGCAAGCTCGGTTTGACGATCCCGCAGCACGGGACCGGTTTGCCAGAGCATGGGAGGCGCCACTTCCTCCGACCGGATCGAGTGCCCACCTCGTTGAAATATTGAAGCGGTGTAAGAGCGGCCAGATTAAAGCGTTGTATGTACTCGGCGAAAATCCACTCGCGACCTTGCCGGCTTCAATGGAGGTGCGAGCTGCTCTCGATCGGCTGGAACTGCTGGTGGTGCAAGATCCTTTCTTAACCGACACGGCGAAGATGGCTCATTTCGCACTCCCAGCCTGTACCTACGCGGAAAAGGACGGGACCTTTACGAACCTTGAAGGTCGTGTGCTTCGCGTTCGTCAGGCGATGGATCCACTTGGAGAAAGCCTGCCGGACTGGCACATCATGACCGCCCTCGCCAACGCCATGGGGTGTCAATGGGAATACCAATCGGCCAACGATATTCAAGCCGAGATTATGAAGCTGCTGCCCGGATACTATAATCTTGGTCAACCACGAACCGTCACACCTGTTCCTGACCAATATTTGTCTACCGGCTATGAGACGGAGGTCAAGGCTCGTTATCGCCCGTCACCTGTATCAGGGGAACTCACACGGCCTTTTGCGCTGATGATGGGGCAGGTGCTGATGCATTCGGGAAAGATGTCGACGCAAGCATCGGGGCTTATCATGATCGCTCCGAACACCGGGAAGCTGCGGATGAACATACAAGATATGGAACGTCTTGGACTGCACGATGGGGTGAAGGTGCGTCTGATCTCGGATCGGGGCTCTCTTCAGCTTGGTGTACAGCCTGACCAGTCCATTGCGCCTGGCACGTGCTTTTTCCCGGAGCATTTTAACGAACCGCCAGTCAAGGATCTGATGACGGTGTCGGTTGATGCCACGACTGGTGTCCCGTCGTTCAAGCAGATCTGGGTGAGTATTGAACAGGTATAA
- the nuoI gene encoding NADH-quinone oxidoreductase subunit NuoI gives MSVVALTKKILQAALFYEIWDAMKVTFRHMLHRPMTFQYPREQRTIPDAHRGALGLLRYDDGHERCVGCDLCEVACPSHCIKVISAEDTTRPLQRYASEFYIDITKCVFCGYCVEACPVNALAMTKMYEYSTHDKRSLLFDKKRLYDIGERHLDDGKKYLYAHNQEKDVEQSREYRYYFPQSVQKSTQPPPKHLS, from the coding sequence ATGAGTGTCGTAGCCCTGACCAAAAAAATCCTTCAAGCCGCGCTCTTCTATGAGATTTGGGATGCGATGAAAGTCACGTTTCGACACATGCTTCATCGACCGATGACGTTTCAGTATCCACGGGAACAGCGCACGATTCCGGATGCGCATCGCGGTGCGCTTGGCTTGCTTCGATACGACGATGGGCATGAGCGGTGTGTCGGCTGCGATCTGTGCGAGGTTGCCTGTCCATCGCATTGTATCAAGGTGATTAGTGCGGAGGATACGACCCGTCCACTTCAGCGCTATGCCAGCGAATTCTATATCGATATCACGAAATGCGTTTTCTGCGGCTATTGTGTTGAGGCCTGTCCAGTCAATGCACTGGCAATGACCAAGATGTACGAATATTCAACCCACGACAAGCGCAGTCTGCTGTTCGACAAAAAGCGGTTGTACGATATTGGCGAACGCCACCTCGATGATGGAAAGAAATATTTGTATGCGCACAACCAAGAGAAAGATGTCGAGCAGAGCCGCGAGTACCGCTACTATTTCCCGCAGTCGGTACAGAAGTCGACCCAACCGCCGCCCAAACATCTGAGTTGA
- a CDS encoding NADH-quinone oxidoreductase subunit J: protein MVGVFFTYFALVSIAAGVLTVTLRHPVHCALSLLVLLMHVSGLFILLNAEFLWAVQVIVYVGAILVLYLFVLMLMNLKTDERYFHQSALYVLGPAVLGASYVLYNLLRSPFDGAKGDTPAAVVLQDGDTYAVGIKMFSDHLLQFEIVGIFLLGAVIGAIVLAKTPKQLDTERERS from the coding sequence ATGGTCGGAGTGTTTTTCACATATTTCGCATTGGTCAGTATTGCCGCTGGTGTTTTAACGGTGACCTTGCGGCACCCGGTGCATTGCGCGCTCTCCTTGCTTGTGCTGCTGATGCACGTCTCCGGCCTGTTCATCCTGCTGAACGCGGAGTTTCTGTGGGCTGTGCAAGTCATCGTCTACGTCGGAGCCATTCTGGTGCTGTATCTCTTTGTGTTGATGTTGATGAATCTCAAAACGGATGAACGGTATTTCCACCAATCAGCGTTGTATGTTCTGGGGCCTGCTGTCTTGGGGGCCAGCTACGTTCTATACAACCTCCTGAGGTCTCCATTTGATGGAGCGAAGGGGGACACGCCGGCCGCTGTTGTGTTGCAAGACGGGGATACCTACGCCGTGGGTATTAAGATGTTCAGCGACCATCTCTTGCAGTTTGAGATCGTCGGCATCTTTCTGCTTGGAGCTGTCATTGGAGCGATTGTTCTGGCCAAGACGCCGAAACAGCTCGATACGGAGAGAGAGCGATCATGA
- the nuoK gene encoding NADH-quinone oxidoreductase subunit NuoK: MIPLSAYTAVSAVLFIIGLMGVLVRRNFIIVLLSVEIMMNAANINLVAFSHYLESMAGQLVALFIIAIAAGEAAVGLAIIIVVFRGKISTNVDEMNLLKW; this comes from the coding sequence ATGATCCCGCTGTCTGCATATACAGCCGTCAGTGCCGTCCTTTTTATCATAGGGCTCATGGGTGTGCTTGTCAGACGGAACTTCATCATTGTGTTGCTGTCAGTTGAAATCATGATGAATGCGGCCAATATCAATCTCGTCGCCTTTTCACATTACTTGGAATCGATGGCAGGGCAACTTGTGGCCCTGTTCATCATTGCGATTGCGGCGGGCGAAGCGGCCGTCGGGTTGGCCATCATCATCGTTGTGTTCAGAGGCAAGATTTCCACGAATGTGGATGAAATGAACCTATTAAAGTGGTAG
- the nuoL gene encoding NADH-quinone oxidoreductase subunit L, protein MSDLTDLLIKLIPVFPLLAVLVNGLLGSRYSHDLAHRLAWGSVGLSFLCTVGVFTDVMRTGVSHEVIVYQWIFGGDLAINLAYLVDPLTCAWLLVVTGVGFLIHVYSVGYMHGEAGFTRFFTYMNLFMVSMLLLVMGNNYVVLFIGWEGVGLCSYLLIGYYYDKVSAAKAASKAFVVNRIGDAGFLVAIFLVFINFKTLDYTKVFAQVGQLSPDMATAIALCLLVGAIGKSAQLPLHTWLPDAMEGPTPVSALIHAATMVTAGVYMIVRNHAIFDLSPFAMSMVAFVGGGTALFAATIGLVQTDIKRVLAYSTVSQLGYMFLGCGIGAYTASVFHVMTHAFFKALLFLSAGSVIHALSGEQDIRKMGGLSNRIPWTHRLFLIGTIAIAGLPPLAGFWSKDEIMAHAFTHHHYLLYSMAAVGALMTSFYMFRLTYLTFYGASRMDAHTAEHVHESPMVMVAPLLVLAFLSIVGGLILGFPPEQGWLHGFLGPVVGGGAEHEAGVGMVILLMCIAIVIALLGWGLAHFLYAVSPMTAEGWAERFSGAYRVLLNKYYVDELYDFLFVEPLKRLGAMLDWFDRTIIDGIVRGVGRLTDWGASGSTWIEKHIVYAGLNVIGYGNHLAAREGRKMQSGMVHHYAAIIVAGLFLLVLIVQLFAQM, encoded by the coding sequence GTGTCCGATTTGACTGATCTCCTCATTAAATTGATTCCAGTGTTTCCGCTGCTCGCGGTTCTGGTGAATGGACTGCTGGGATCCCGCTACTCTCACGACCTGGCCCATCGATTGGCGTGGGGGTCGGTTGGTCTCTCCTTTCTCTGTACGGTCGGCGTCTTCACCGACGTCATGCGGACAGGGGTTTCCCATGAAGTCATTGTCTATCAGTGGATCTTCGGGGGTGATCTCGCGATCAATTTAGCCTACCTGGTGGATCCCTTGACCTGCGCCTGGTTGCTGGTTGTCACTGGTGTGGGGTTCCTTATTCACGTCTATTCCGTCGGCTATATGCACGGCGAAGCTGGATTTACACGCTTCTTCACCTACATGAATCTCTTCATGGTCTCCATGCTGCTTCTTGTTATGGGGAACAACTATGTCGTGCTTTTTATCGGTTGGGAGGGTGTCGGGCTCTGTTCTTATCTTTTGATCGGTTACTACTATGACAAGGTTTCCGCCGCCAAAGCAGCCTCCAAGGCGTTCGTGGTCAACCGGATCGGCGACGCGGGATTTCTCGTCGCCATATTTCTTGTCTTTATCAACTTTAAGACTCTTGACTACACAAAGGTCTTCGCCCAGGTTGGGCAACTGTCTCCGGACATGGCCACTGCTATTGCCCTCTGTCTTCTCGTTGGTGCGATTGGGAAGTCCGCGCAGCTTCCCCTCCATACATGGCTGCCCGATGCAATGGAAGGCCCGACGCCGGTGAGCGCGTTGATCCATGCGGCGACGATGGTGACGGCCGGTGTCTACATGATCGTCCGTAATCACGCCATCTTCGATCTCTCGCCCTTCGCGATGTCGATGGTCGCGTTTGTCGGGGGAGGCACCGCGTTGTTTGCGGCCACCATCGGACTCGTCCAGACCGACATCAAGCGCGTCTTAGCCTATTCGACTGTCAGCCAGCTTGGATACATGTTCCTGGGTTGTGGAATCGGTGCCTATACGGCCTCGGTGTTTCATGTCATGACCCATGCGTTCTTCAAAGCGTTGTTGTTCTTGTCGGCAGGGTCGGTGATCCATGCCTTATCCGGGGAACAAGATATCCGGAAGATGGGTGGGCTGAGCAACCGAATTCCATGGACTCATCGCCTGTTTCTGATCGGCACCATTGCGATCGCCGGGCTTCCTCCCCTAGCGGGATTCTGGAGTAAAGACGAAATCATGGCGCATGCCTTCACCCATCACCACTATCTCCTGTATAGCATGGCGGCTGTCGGAGCCCTGATGACGTCTTTTTATATGTTCCGTCTGACTTATCTGACGTTCTATGGTGCGTCTCGGATGGATGCTCATACGGCCGAGCATGTGCACGAATCTCCGATGGTCATGGTCGCTCCCTTACTAGTCCTGGCCTTCCTCTCGATCGTGGGTGGATTGATCTTGGGGTTTCCACCAGAGCAAGGCTGGCTGCATGGATTTTTAGGACCGGTCGTCGGGGGTGGGGCTGAACATGAGGCCGGTGTCGGCATGGTGATTCTGCTGATGTGCATCGCGATCGTCATTGCGTTGCTCGGCTGGGGTCTCGCACATTTCCTGTATGCCGTGAGTCCGATGACTGCGGAAGGATGGGCGGAGAGATTTTCAGGAGCCTATCGGGTCTTATTGAACAAATACTACGTGGATGAACTCTACGACTTTCTTTTTGTTGAGCCGCTCAAGCGTCTGGGTGCAATGCTTGACTGGTTCGATCGTACCATCATAGACGGTATCGTGCGCGGGGTGGGACGGCTGACGGATTGGGGTGCCTCTGGCTCCACATGGATCGAGAAGCACATCGTGTATGCCGGGCTCAACGTGATCGGTTATGGCAATCACCTCGCGGCTCGCGAAGGGCGGAAGATGCAGAGTGGAATGGTCCATCATTATGCCGCCATCATTGTTGCAGGACTGTTCCTGTTAGTTCTTATTGTTCAACTATTTGCTCAGATGTAG